The Quercus robur chromosome 3, dhQueRobu3.1, whole genome shotgun sequence DNA segment GACACCCTTTCTAAGTTCCTAAAGTGCCTATTGAGTAAATTCTTAGATTTTACAAATGCTACAATTTGACGTGACAACAATTTGAACAAATTTCCTGTccatctcttcttcttttttttttttttcttttttttttttttttttttggggggggggggggtggggggggggcaAGTGGAATGATGCCCCCATATTactggaaattaaaaaaaaaaaaaccatggtaCTTGTATGCTGTCATGGATTTGCGAACATTACACTGTGTTTCCACtccaaaaacaagaaatatcaacaAATTGTAGGCATTATGGTACTTCATATACACAAATTAATAAGTTTAGTTTTGATTGGGGCTGTTCAATATTATCACCATTAAGAGGGAAAGGATATGTTCTTACTTGGTTGTAACTCGTGAGCTTTCCGTAACATTATGCCAAGTGTAGTGAGACATGACAATGCCACAGAAGAATATTGTCAAAATCCCACTTAGATTTAAAAGCTGCAGGAAAAATgggaatttattaatttttaagaaaaaacgAAAGGGTGATATTTTCATATTCATCGCATATCTTGTATCAGTCAAATGGTGTCATTTGTTTGGAAAATTAGTTTAAGCTATTGATGTCATTTCCCTAAATTCTTCTGTTTGTATTTGTAGACAAACGTTTTCTGCAATGAGATtatatctcttcttttttattggaTGGTAACTCAATTCATTTTAGTCATACTGTTTTTGAACTGCAGACGACTCAAACATTAAACAAGTATGGTGCAATCTATTCAAATGGAAGTCCAAAATGCTTGCTTAAACTAATGTACATGTATTACAAGATATAAGTAATTCATTGAAGAGGCGCCCAAAGGAGATAGAATGATGAAATGTAAGGCAttcatcttcaatttctttttcctgTTTCATTCGTTGCTATAAACCTTAATATTTCAATGTGAAAAACTATAGAATTTTACTTTATATGAATACTAATACTTTTGAACATACTTTCTGGAGGTTCAATGCATCAtgattttttcaaattaaataaaagtgataaaacaaaaattaaaactcaaagaaagacgagaaataaataattaaaatgatagaaaaatttGTCTTTGGTACCTCAGCCAACATGTATGACAAATAGGCCATAAGCATCATGAGTGCAACTTCACGGTCTGTGGAGTGCCTGTTGTAGAAAAATGACAATGTCAAGTTATATAACAAGACTTACATATAAGTCACAATTAATCATTTAGGTATGCAAAAGCTGGTAAATCAAAAATGTGATCATACAAGACTTATTGATTAATAAGATGTCCTTCCACAATTGCAACTAGGTGATTTCAAGATTGTGTTGGCTATGGGATTCCTTCACATTTATCTCAATCTTGAGACATGAATCCTGCTAAATCTTTTTCCATATTCTCATTTACCACCTACTCAAGCCACATTTTCCCCCCTTCATCTTTTCCTTGTATCACCTTCGCTAATTTTCTCATTACTTGAATTCCATCTGTTCTTTTCCCATTTagctctcttcttttgtttagttCCAGATTCTTAATACCTTTCAAATGTGCACAATCATGTAGTCTTCAGAACTATGCAAGGATAGTGGTGCAAATAATTTCCTAGGATATACCAGTCATGAATGACATACATACTTCAAAGTGATGCAATTGGATCAGACTCTAAACATATGGCTATAAATTCAACAACTATATGTGAGGGGGGGGATAAGCATGCATGATTATAGAAGGGCATAGATCCATCAACATTGTCACCAATGAACCATCTGAAAGACATCAGTACTAAAAGTGAATGCAACAGATACATAGAACAAACAAATTCAGGCTAAAAACAAAGTGAATTTGATTTTACCTTCCAAAGTAAAGTGTCTTTATGATATACGCACTTATAAGACCCGCCTGAAAGTTACCATGTAGGAAGTTAGACAATGATGTCTACCAAATTCCCCACAAAAAGTGCATTAAAATTTAGCaagcaaataataattttttcaaaaacaatttttatgtgAAATGAAAATGGAAAGTCCAACATATGATCGTAGAAATATAACACTAACTAGcaagcttttgagcttgatgCTTTACAATCCAGTGCAACACAATTATGTCAAAAAGATTGTCATGTTTTCTGGTTTACCGTGTACTTTACATACTGTATCTAAAACAACCGAAATTGAAGAGAGATGCCCAATAAAaaggggaaagaaaagaaacaataataataagaagaaaaaaacgtCCACTAAAACAACTTACTGCTATACCAAGAGCAGTACTGGTGAAGAGGAGGTATAGGAAGGTCCCCAACAATTTTAATGCTGTAAGCAGATCGATGTTGCTGACATCAAGTGATTGGACTGCATTGAAAAGCACAATAGAGGTGGCATCATTCACCACTCCCTCACCGAATACAATACTGTAAAGTAAGGGCGTTTCATCTTGATTGAGAACCTTTAACATGAGAAAAATATCATGCATTAATGGAGCATGTCAATTTCCATGTATAACATTCATGTAAGGATGAAAATCGTGTACCTGCAGCGTGCAAACTGAATCAGTTGCTGACAATATGGCACCAACAGCTGCACAAAAGGGATGCACAAATGATCAGTATTAAAGGGCTATCAATGACTGTATGAACAAAATGATTCAACAATAGTTGTTAGTCACCTAGGTAATCTTGAATATCAAGGCTTGTCACACCAATtcttttaaataacaaatagGCCCCTGGTATAGACAACACAAATGGAATAGTTAAGACTTTGTTTGGGTGAAATGTAAGGTCCATAGGAATGAGTGTATTAGTTCTATTAGATAAGGTAATTATCACTGTATTATTTTCAGAAAATACCAGTACCAAGCTTGAAACAAGGAAATGGTAGAAGTGGATGAGTGATTGTGGATCTTACCTAATGATATAAGGCAAAATGAAATTACAGTACCAACTACCCCAAACAACAATATTGTGGtgaaattcttgaaaaattgcTTTTTCTTGACCTGAAAACTGGAAACAAAGGAAGAACCCATATCAGTGTGATGCAAAATTGAGTACATACTTCAGTTAGGGGACTTTACTTTAGCTTGGAATTTTCATAAACATAGCATATAAGATGCATCAAAATTAACCAGGTAATGAATCTCACAAGTATCAAGACTGATAAATCTAAATTCAATAAGATTCAATCAACTGTTCATAATTATTTTCATGCCCACATCATCATATAACACCTCTCTTGCTGCATTACTTTAGCTTGGAATCAACATTTAAATAGGAATTGGAGGGTTTACATTCAACTCAACATTGGATACTATTTGATCTCTCCTATACAGaaattggaaaaggaaaatccAATTTCAGGCCCCAAATCCAGTCCAAAATGATAATACAAAGTATAGAAATCCTTTTTCCAAATTCCACACCACTAGAAACCCAATTCAAATCTAATCCAATTCTGAGCAACTAATTGCaattcacagagagagagagagatagaacaTACCCGGCATTGAAAATGATTGGGGGAAGCAAATAGAGGAAGAACAAGTCCTCACTAAACACTAGTATGCGTGAACTATGGAATTTAGTTATCAGCAACACCACCACTCCACAGCACAACCCCTATAGTCAACCACACACATTCAAACCAATAAGTTTAAACACCCCAAAAACTGACCACCACTTTgttccacacaaaaaataatcacaattctAAATTAAGTACCAGAAGAAGCGCGGTGATGGACTCGTTAGCCCAGCGGTTCTCTTCCAGGAGGTGTCCAATAATGATGCAAGCACAGAGGAGTGCAAAGAAAACAGTGAGTGCAATGACAGTGCTAGTGTCAAGaaacgatgatgatgatgaagaagagagCAGAACTGGAATGGTTTCGAGCACAGCCATTTCTGGGATTCTGTTGAAGAATTTGGCATTCACAATATGGGGTTTTCGAGAGTTTGGATATAACCTTGGACTAAAGATCAAGctattctaagttttggaccaAGAAACcatgtcttttttttatattttaagttttttttttttttttttttttttttttttttttgaagaccGTTTAAAATGGAGGGAAGAATGGTAGTTGTGAGGTTGGATTCTGTGTTTTGAGATTGAGTTGCAGTTTGGTGCAATCCACACACGTGTCGCTATGAAAGTCTTCCAAGTCAACTTTTGGACCAGAAATGTTTCTATTTTCAAATTGTGTGCAATTTTGGGCTGTCCGGATTGTGGGAACTagtaaaaaccaaaaacccactTGCATCCCCTACTTGTGGGTCTATCCTAGTGTCAAGCATTGATTTGTTTAacagtgtaatttttttttccccataagaTTGAATTTATGATATCTATTCCAATGATAATTACTCTTACACTAACAAACCTAGGtgctgacaatttttttttcttcttcttttttatgttataatacTATAATGAGATTTGTTTATGTCATTTTCCTAATAATAAgagattttactaattaatcAAACTGTAATTCACTGTAGACATTACTATTAttatgtttaaataaaattgtcagTCAAGGACCAACTTATCTTTattcatttcaaaataaataaaaaattgcataatTCTCCAAATTTTATGAGAagtcattttatttattgtgggaACCGTGAAATTCTAATGGAATGAAAACCCACTTGCAtgaattgtcaaaattttgttGAGAAGTCATTTCAGGATTCAGATAATTTATTGCGTTTGGAATTAGATATCCAGGCTGGGTGTTTCTTCAATCCACAAAAAAGCTATCAAATTCAAGGCCCAGCCAGCTTTGACTAATTGGCGCTGTCCTTCATTTGGCTATACGTGGAAGATTGAACTACCTTAAACCCAAATTATCCTATGGTAAGTGATAACTGACAAGTGTAAATGTACCATTTATATTGCACATGCAATCTTCCTAGGATTTAAAGCCATATATCACCAGGTTACTTCAAAAAAGTTTACACAAACCATTTGAATACATCAGTTCCTTTTAATGAAAAGGGTGACAATGAGCACCTAACTTTGACAACTCTATTTTAACAATGACTATAATAATTTATCTGTATTAAAAATGAGTAGTTATAGGGATACACTATATGTAAGAGACACATAATTGAAATCATcttttcaaaacacaaaaaaatttcagcatttcacaattattttgaaaacatgatttcaattgTAATGTTTATGGTAGCGTGTAATTCAGCATGTgcaataataattataaattaaaaaccaGTTTCTAAGAGGTGTAAAGTGGTAAATGATAAAGGAATGGCAAACATTGCTTAAGTGAGTTGAATCATGGTATGAGTGACCTCAAATTCAGTCCTATTTAAAACACAAATAGTTCCAAGCAGTAAAATTCAAAGCTGCGACCCAATGGCTAGGAGTTATTATATCACTAAATTACTAACTACTAATTCATGAGTCAACATTATTTATGAATTAGTACTACTTACATAGGACACAAAGTCATAAAGTGCAACATCAATATTATTTGCAAAAGGTAATATTTGGAAAACCTCATGCAAAGTCCACAATCCAATTATTGTTGCAAAGATTAGTAATTCTGTAGTATCTTATAAAGGTAACAAACACTATTCTAATATATTCCATTACTTTGATACCTTGACAAAATCACCCTTCAGCTCACTGTGTTCAAGATCTTCCATTGGTTGAAACAACCAAATTGTGTAGGACTTGAATCACATGAGTTGAATAGGTTGGGCTGTTAGTTGGGACGGTGCACATGTTTTAATAATGTTATAGAAATCTATATATAGAGACACCTTGGcatcattttcttttgtctgtTTGTTTCCAAGTAAGGTGAGTCATCGGCTCGTGGCATCATCATCTTGAGACAACATGATGATTTGCTTGCATATGATCTCTTCTTATTAGTCTTCCCTAAAAGTCCTTGCCAAACCTTCACAAATATGGTTCTCATGCCCAAATAaggacagaaaaaaaaaaaaaaaaaaaaaaaaaaaactatacacgtggcatatttaatatataatttaatgcTGCATCGCACATTGATTAGGTGGGCAATCACATTCAGATGTGGAAATTTTGAGGACCCCTCAGAGTTGGAGACGTTTCTAGCACAGTCTATCAAATTTAGTAGATTGTGCTACCAACTAGTAGCCTCACGCCAAAAAGTAAATGCTTGCTTTGGTATATATGActtatattttgattaataAATCTACGAACATAAccgtttatttatatataatatattttttaataatgattGAGGTGATATTATATTATGATTGGGATTGAAAAAGTAGTATCAGAGGTGTGGTGGGCTTATTcagaaattattattaaaaaaaattaaaattaaaaaaaaaaaaaaaaaaaaaagaggcagtGGGCTTGTGTGACAATAATGATGCTTTTAACTAACTTTCCACCTTAataatcaatcaaaaaaaaaaaaaaaatatatatatatatatatatatatatatatataaaagcagagataTCATGTGAAAAAGTATGAAACTCTGTCATGTGGTGCACTTTATGAAgttaataacaaatttaaaaatatggactctttatttcctttggttcaatgtttcaagactattttttgttaaattttttattcaatgttttagactattatttgttttatttggttctttttttcaagatttttcctctctttcacTTACAAGTAACTCTTTGTATTTCCATTCACCCTTTTCACTTTTACTCATTTATGTATACATGTCCACAACTCTTCATGCCATCTCATCTCAAATACACTCAGacaaaaaatgatgtcatttacTTTCAGCCTTTCAACAACACCTACATAATTCCAACATTGTGGTACCATTTGATTCTAATTTTTATGAGTATGCTATGACCAAGGAAGAGGGCTTGCGTTTTTTTATTCAGTGATGTTGAAGTCGGACGTTGTGGATTTTGTAAAGGTTGTGTTTCGCTTTGAGTCTTTGGttgtttgagattttggtttgggaaagtcataaatgtattttgttttagaactaaagaaaaaaaaacattttaattgattatttatgaagttagctttttatttttattttgtgtgtgttagAACTCATAATTTATAGGTTCCTTTGTAGGTTTTTTATTGCTATTTTGTGTGGTATGAGCCATagtgataaaaacaaaaaatcgaTAATGATTTcaaagtattttcagttttttaaaaGGATATAGAatcccaactttttttttttttttgataatgaatTAGGTATTAATGATTGAGATCTCCATATTTAGTTGTGAGAATAGAGTTGCTGAGGAAGTGTTTGGGAGGTTgcttaaatttatgtaattttagaatataaaagtactttatactttaaatttttatttaaagatttcaaaatcatttaattagtttaaaaaataaaatctacttttaactataaatattataatatgttatagtcttatagtgttatacaaatttttttcaataaaatatgaattaaaaaaatcaagtttcaaagtaCTTAACAATATTGTGggcaaatataaatattttaaaacaaaataagtattatatGTAGATCTAAATATGCATAAATatgatttcaaataaaattgtaatgtAATCCACGTATTGCGCGGGACATCAtctagttataaaaaaaaaatgtgacaatTTTTGTGTCATTAACATtaactctg contains these protein-coding regions:
- the LOC126717145 gene encoding sodium/hydrogen exchanger 1-like isoform X1 codes for the protein MAVLETIPVLLSSSSSSSFLDTSTVIALTVFFALLCACIIIGHLLEENRWANESITALLLGLCCGVVVLLITKFHSSRILVFSEDLFFLYLLPPIIFNAGFQVKKKQFFKNFTTILLFGVVGTVISFCLISLGAYLLFKRIGVTSLDIQDYLAVGAILSATDSVCTLQVLNQDETPLLYSIVFGEGVVNDATSIVLFNAVQSLDVSNIDLLTALKLLGTFLYLLFTSTALGIAAGLISAYIIKTLYFGRHSTDREVALMMLMAYLSYMLAELLNLSGILTIFFCGIVMSHYTWHNVTESSRVTTKHAFATISFIAETFIFLYVGMDALDIDKWKSSKASPGTSIAVSSTLFALVLVGRAAFVFPIANITNCIKKRPSTKIELRKQFIIWWAGLMRGAVTIALSYNEFANSNKTLTEDSALMITSTIIVVLFSTVVFGSITKPLIEAVLLRNAKPVHSDATDIPSLDDLQILFLENCDPSDQGGSNEPTRRKGSLSLLISNPTSTVHYFWRKFDDKFMRPVFGGRGFVPFVPSSPTGAADPQTS
- the LOC126717145 gene encoding sodium/hydrogen exchanger 1-like isoform X2 produces the protein MAVLETIPVLLSSSSSSSFLDTSTVIALTVFFALLCACIIIGHLLEENRWANESITALLLGLCCGVVVLLITKFHSSRILVFSEDLFFLYLLPPIIFNAGFQVKKKQFFKNFTTILLFGVVGTVISFCLISLGAYLLFKRIGVTSLDIQDYLAVGAILSATDSVCTLQVLNQDETPLLYSIVFGEGVVNDATSIVLFNAVQSLDVSNIDLLTALKLLGTFLYLLFTSTALGIAAGLISAYIIKTLYFGRHSTDREVALMMLMAYLSYMLAELLNLSGILTIFFCGIVMSHYTWHNVTESSRVTTKHAFATISFIAETFIFLYVGMDALDIDKWKSSKASPGTSIAVSSTLFALVLVGRAAFVFPIANITNCIKKRPSTKIELRKQAL